From the genome of Nicotiana sylvestris chromosome 2, ASM39365v2, whole genome shotgun sequence, one region includes:
- the LOC138883401 gene encoding uncharacterized protein, protein MSAISLRGILETNKLVGPNFDDWYRNLRIVLRHEKLIDVIDKPTKEVLDEDDDDATKIYQKYLEKCLTTKCIILVSMNSELQRKHQDMDPTAIIEHLKNMFGTQSRTTRYQLSKALFGSKLTGNSPIGPYVNHMIDLIEELEKLGCKLESFSQFVINLNMNKMDCDLHEMLKMLIDYENQLASKKKKGTVMLVRNSSKKKGKGKSKPKKKAIAPKGGCRHVIFDPPQDFLYFNM, encoded by the exons atgtctgCTATATCACTCCGTGGAATACTTGAAaccaacaagttggtaggaccaaactttgatgattggtacagaaatttgagaattgttctcagGCATGAGAAGCTtattgatgtgatcgataagccAACCAAGGAAGTCCtagatgaggatgatgatgatgctaCCAAGATTTATCAGAAATACTTGGAAAAATGTCTTACTACCAAATGCATCATTCTCGTTTCTATGAATTCTGAACTACAGAGGAAACATCAGGATATGGATCCAACTGCAATCATTGAACATCTTAAGAATATGTTTGGTACACAAAGCAGGACAACTAGATACCAACTATCTAAGGCTTTATTTGGATCCAAATTGACTGGAAACTCTCCAATTGGACCTTATGTCAATCATATGATTGATCTTATTGAAGAACTTGAGAAGTTGGGGTGCAAACTGG AATCCTTTTCACAATTTGTTATCAATTTAAATATGAATAAAATGGATTGTGATCTTCATGAGATGCTTAAAATGCTGATTGATTATGAGAATCAACTTGCATCTAAGAAGAAGAAAGGAACTGTCATGTTGGTTAGAAACTCTTCTAAGAAGAAGGGTAAGGGTAAAAGTAAACCCAAGAAAAAGGCTATTGCGCCCAAGGGTGGTTGTAGACATGTAAtatttgaccctccccaagatttcttatattttaacatgtaa